The Desulfobulbus propionicus DSM 2032 DNA segment CAGGGCAAGGAAGGACAGCGTCATGAAGGGGGCGCGCAGGCTGCAGCCGCAGGCCCTCGCCGCCCGGGTGACCAGGTCATGCTCAGCCGCCGCCTGCGCACAGCCCCCGGTTGTCATCAGTCCGGCCACCGGTAGGGGCATGACGTGCAGCTGCCCCTGCCCATCCGTGACCGCCAGTCCGCCGCCATGGGCCACCACCGCATTGACGGCCCGGGCCATGAGGGCGTCGTCGGTACCGGCAACAATTACGTGGTGGGCGTCATGGGCCACGCTGGCGGCCAGGGCTCCGGCGGTCAGCCCGAAACCGGCGGCCAGCGCCAAGCCGGGCGGCGCATCAACGGTGTAGCGGTTGAACACCGCCAGTTTGACCAAATCGCGTGCCGGATCAGCGACCACCGCGCCGCCGCGCATGGTGGGTTGGCAGCTGCCGGCATCGGTGAGCAGTTGGCCATCGCGCACCCCGATGACCCGGCAGGACCCCTTTTGTGCGGGAATGCGGAAGCTTTCCGCATACACCGGACGCAGGACGAACTGGTTGGGACAATCGAGCGGCTCCAGGAGCGGCAAGCAGCTCTCCCCGTTCTCCGCAGCGACCTGACCGGCGAGTACCGTGCGCCGCACGCGGAAATCGCGCAGATCGTCGACCTCGATCCAATCTGCTCGGTCCCCCGGCTGCAGCAGGCCCAGGTCAAGGCGGTAGTGGCGCGCGGGGTTGACACTGGCGGCCCGCAGCACATCGAACAGATCGATACCCGCAGCCACCGCGATGCGCACCGAGGCGTCAATATGGTCCCGTGAAAGGTCATCGGGGTGTTTGTCGTCGGTGCACAGCATGCAAGCGTGCGGAAAGCGGGCGAGCACCGGCAGCAGGGCGTCGAACTGCCGGGCCGCCGATCCCCGGCGGAGCTGAATGAACATGCCGGCCGCCGCCTTCTCCATGGCCTCGTCAAGATCGAGACACTCGTGGTCGGTGCTGATGCCGGCCTGGAGGTAGCGGCGCAGATCCTCGCCGCGCAGGCCGGGCGCGTGGCCATCCACCGGTTTGCCGCGCTGCCGGGCGGCCGCGATCTTGGCTGCGGTTTCCGCGTCTCCCGACAGCACGCCGGGGACGTTCATCATCTCCGAGAGGTGGGAAATGTCGGGCCGGGCGAGCAATTGGGCGACCTGGGCGGCATCGAGGACTGCTCCCGCGCTATCGAATGGCGTGGCAGGTACGCAGGAGGGCGCGCCGGTGGCGAAACGAAACGGCGTCCGGGCCGCCTCGGCGAGCATGAACTCCACCCCGCGCCGGCCGAGCACATTGGCGATTTCATGGGGGTCGGTCACCGCCGCCACGGTTCCGTGGCGCACCGCTTCCCGGGCAAAGGCGGTGGGGGTGAGCATCGAACTCTCCACATGAACATGGGCATCGACCCATCCGGGCAGGAGGAAACCCGGCGCGGGCGAGGATTCGGGGACCACGGAGGCAATTCGGCCCGTGGGCCCGACTTCGATCCGCGCCCCGAACATCCGCCGATTGACCGCGTCCACCACTGTGCCGCTGACTGTCCTGACCTGTTCCATGGTTTCTTCCTCCCTACAGGGTGCGTGGAGCCGTTCGTGCTAAGCGCATGCGGTTGCCGTGGATGCAGCGTAGCCAAAAATGGCAGGCATTGCCAGTCAAGATGCGCCGCAGCCCATTCACGGAGCGGGATGCCGCCGGTCTTCGTCTTGATGCCAAAGAAAGCTGCGGGCCGCCAGCGGCAGGAGAAGGGCAAAGGCGCAGGCCAGGGTGAGAAAGGCGGTCTGCAGGCCACGGGTATCGCTCACCCAGCCGATCAACGGGCCGCTGACCACGTAGCCCAGACGGAACATGAGGTTGTGCAGCGAGAGGATGCTGGCCCGCATGTGCCGGGTGGCATGCTGCTGGAGGAGGCTGCGCAGTATCGGTCCCTGGAGGCCGCGCATGGCGGTCAACAGGTAGTAGAAGAGAAAGCTGCCGATCATCGAGGTCAGTCCCAGGCCCGCATAGGCGCCGACAATCAGCAGGATAAAGAGCAGAACGATGCGGCGCAGACCAAGGAGGTCGAGCACCTTGTGGCTGTGGTAGGCGCAGACGGCGACCATCAGGTTGGCCCCGGCCCAGATGGGGCCGAACCAGGCCAGGGGCACGCCGCTCTCGCGCATGAACGGCTGCACCAGCCACACCGGATAGAAGGAGGCCAACCCGAGCAGCATGCCCAGGAGGATGGTCGCCCGCAGCGGCTTGTTCTCTCCCAGGCCATGGCGGCCGATGCGCAGCGCCTCGCTCAGGTGGGAGGTGATGTGTGGCCCCTTGTCCGCGTGGGGTTCGCGGAGCGACAGCGCCACTCCCAGGGCCGCCACCCAGACGCCGATCTGGACCATGAACGGCAGCAGGGGAGCGGTGACGTACAGCAAACCGGCACAGAGTGCGCCGCCGGCCTCGCCGATCTGCGCCCAACCGGCCATCCGGCCGTCACAGCGGGTATAGAGTTCGCTCCGGCCGCCGGCGCGCAGGGTTTCGTAGAGCAGGGCATTGTCCGAGCCGCTGATAAAGGCGTAGCAGACGCCGAGCAACAGTTCGGCGCCGATCACATGCCAAAAGCTGTGCGCGAAAAGGTAGGCGGTCCAGCCGCAGATGCCAAACACACAGGCAATGACCAGGGAAAGCCGATACCCCAAGCGATCGCTGACATACCCGGAGGGGTATTCCATCAGCAGGTTGGCGGTGGAGAAAAAGACGTTGACCAGCAGAATCTCCGAGAGCGACAGGCCGATCTGATCTTTCCAGAACACGGTGATGATCGCCATGGGGAAAAGCATCATCTTCAGGGCGGCGAAAATGTTGAGCTTGAGGATGTTGCTGGTGATGGTCATGCTGGTTGCCGTGTCCGGGGAAGAGCAGAATGGAAGGCGCGTCGTGGCGGTGCCGGCCGGGCGGCGGGCGCTCCGTGCCCGGCACAGTTCTTCTATACTGTCTCAACGCGATTTTGCCATCCGTTTTCATCGGTTGCGGTACCGGCGCGGCGGTCGCAAGCGAAAGAGTGGGTGTCCTGGCCATGGGGCTGCTTGAGAAGAAGGGCGCAATGCGCGGCCTTTCCGCGAATCCCGTATTCCCCTGGAGATCGGCTTTGATGACCCTCCCATGCCCCCTGTGCTTGACCTCGGATCGGACAGAGCCGG contains these protein-coding regions:
- a CDS encoding MFS transporter, which gives rise to MTITSNILKLNIFAALKMMLFPMAIITVFWKDQIGLSLSEILLVNVFFSTANLLMEYPSGYVSDRLGYRLSLVIACVFGICGWTAYLFAHSFWHVIGAELLLGVCYAFISGSDNALLYETLRAGGRSELYTRCDGRMAGWAQIGEAGGALCAGLLYVTAPLLPFMVQIGVWVAALGVALSLREPHADKGPHITSHLSEALRIGRHGLGENKPLRATILLGMLLGLASFYPVWLVQPFMRESGVPLAWFGPIWAGANLMVAVCAYHSHKVLDLLGLRRIVLLFILLIVGAYAGLGLTSMIGSFLFYYLLTAMRGLQGPILRSLLQQHATRHMRASILSLHNLMFRLGYVVSGPLIGWVSDTRGLQTAFLTLACAFALLLPLAARSFLWHQDEDRRHPAP
- the ade gene encoding adenine deaminase, giving the protein MEQVRTVSGTVVDAVNRRMFGARIEVGPTGRIASVVPESSPAPGFLLPGWVDAHVHVESSMLTPTAFAREAVRHGTVAAVTDPHEIANVLGRRGVEFMLAEAARTPFRFATGAPSCVPATPFDSAGAVLDAAQVAQLLARPDISHLSEMMNVPGVLSGDAETAAKIAAARQRGKPVDGHAPGLRGEDLRRYLQAGISTDHECLDLDEAMEKAAAGMFIQLRRGSAARQFDALLPVLARFPHACMLCTDDKHPDDLSRDHIDASVRIAVAAGIDLFDVLRAASVNPARHYRLDLGLLQPGDRADWIEVDDLRDFRVRRTVLAGQVAAENGESCLPLLEPLDCPNQFVLRPVYAESFRIPAQKGSCRVIGVRDGQLLTDAGSCQPTMRGGAVVADPARDLVKLAVFNRYTVDAPPGLALAAGFGLTAGALAASVAHDAHHVIVAGTDDALMARAVNAVVAHGGGLAVTDGQGQLHVMPLPVAGLMTTGGCAQAAAEHDLVTRAARACGCSLRAPFMTLSFLALPVIPALKLTDRGLFDAERFHPVDFWLRG